A window of Myxococcus fulvus genomic DNA:
GGCGAGCGGGCTCCCCTTCGAGCTCACCTTCGGCATCGAGGAGGCGCTGCGCGTGACGCGCACGACGGTGGAGGAGGTGAAGCGCCCGCAGGGGCTCTTCGGGGGCAAGCAGCGCTTCCGCTACGCCTATCGCTTCCAGCTCACCAACCTGCGCGAGCGCGCGGAGAAGGTGGTGCTGTCCGAGCACATCCCCGTGTCGGAGCTGGACGACGTGAAGGTGGAGGTGGCGCCGGAGTCGACGGCGGGCCTGTCACTGACGAAGGACGACGGCATCGCCACCTGGCAGGTGGCGCTCGCGCCCGCGGAGACGAGGACCTTGGAGCTCGTCTTCCACGTGGACGCGCCCTCCAGCTACGTCAGCGGAGGGTTGTAGGGACGCTCGCGGAGGAGTCATCCTGGGGAGTGTGACTCCTCCGCGGGCGGTGTTGTCCCGGCGTCTCGTTTCCCTGGTCAACGCGGGGGAATGGCGCTTGGATTGCGGGCATGTCGCCGCTGCTGCCGGACCCGGACCGTGCGCTGGGTGAAGCCAATCCGCTGGTCATCACGCTCGAGGACCTGCTCAACGAGCACGAGTGCCAGGAGCTGGTGGAGCGAATCGAGGCGCTGGGGCCCTCGGCCGCGCCCGTCACCACGTCCCAGGGCATGGTGATGCGGCCCGACCTCCGCAACAACTCCCGGGTGATGTTCGACGACCCGGCGCTGGCGGACCTGCTGCACCAGCGCATCCTCACCCACGTGCCGCGCAGGCTGGAGCGCACCTGGGAGCTGTGCGGCGCCAACGAGCGGCTGCGCTGCTACCGCTACGAGGCCGGCGAGTACTTCGCGCCGCACTACGATGGCGCCTTCGTGCGCGACAGGAACGAGCGCAGCCTGCTCACGTACCTGGTGTACCTGAACGACGGGGCCCAGGGCGGCGCGACGAACTTCCTGGACCTGGGGCGCTCGGTGACGCCCCGTCGGGGGATGGGGCTCGTCTTCAACCACCACCTGTACCACGAGGGCGCGACGGTGACGGGCGGCCTCAAGTACGTGGTGCGCACGGACCTGATGTACCGCCGCGCGCTTGCCTGAGGGCGCACCTCACCAGTTGGTGAGGCGGTAGTCCTTGAAGAAGTTTCCCCAGGAGTAGTCGCCGGTGTTCTCGGCGGTGGTGACGGGGTCGATGATGCGCGCCGCGCCGTCGATGATGTC
This region includes:
- a CDS encoding 2OG-Fe(II) oxygenase; its protein translation is MSPLLPDPDRALGEANPLVITLEDLLNEHECQELVERIEALGPSAAPVTTSQGMVMRPDLRNNSRVMFDDPALADLLHQRILTHVPRRLERTWELCGANERLRCYRYEAGEYFAPHYDGAFVRDRNERSLLTYLVYLNDGAQGGATNFLDLGRSVTPRRGMGLVFNHHLYHEGATVTGGLKYVVRTDLMYRRALA